In a genomic window of Brettanomyces nanus chromosome 1, complete sequence:
- a CDS encoding uncharacterized protein (BUSCO:EOG093422B3), with translation MLTPHGGVLQDLIKRDASKNKQLLIEAANLKSIVLTERQICDLELLLNGGFSPLTGFLNQKDYQAVVHKMRLTSGVIWTIPINLDVSQSVGSSLKSGERIVLRDPRDDAPLAIITVEDVYKPDKVTEAKEVFRGDPDHPAVRYLYDVAGEYYVGGAVDAISLPKHYDYTDLRKTPAQLRSEFASRHWTRVVAFQTRNPMHRAHRELTVRAARDKLANLLIHPVVGLTKPGDIDHHTRVKVYQEIIKKYPNGMAQLSLLPLAMRMAGDREAVWHAIIRKNYGATHFIVGRDHAGPGSNSKGVPFYGPYDAQVLVKKFSKELEIEMVPFRMVTYLPDENRYAPLDTVAENTKTLNISGTELRLRLKTGAAIPDWFSYPEVVKILRTYHPARPHQGFAVYLTGLPYSGVSALGYALQATFNQFNGRRHITLLDGVNIPRDTYPVVISELVRAGAGVIVANSEEKDKEIPTIEQIAELQKSVSKAGSFILVSVNTPLEQCLKNDRFGFYDEHPEAKDFKAPENVDISADLSDDGIYEAIQKVVLYLEEQEFYQF, from the coding sequence ATGCTTACACCACATGGAGGAGTATTACAGGATCTCATTAAGAGAGATGCCTCTAAAAATAAGCAATTGCTTATAGAAGCGGCAAACTTAAAGAGCATTGTTCTAACGGAGAGACAGATATGTGACTTGGAGTTGCTTCTTAATGGAGGCTTTTCTCCTTTGACCGGATTTCTTAACCAAAAGGATTATCAGGCTGTTGTTCATAAGATGAGATTGACAAGTGGAGTCATCTGGACCATTCCTATCAATCTAGATGTTTCGCAATCTGTTGGCTCTTCACTCAAATCTGGAGAGCGTATCGTTCTTAGGGATCCGAGGGATGATGCCCCATTGGCAATCATTACAGTTGAAGATGTCTACAAGCCAGACAAGGTTACGGAGGCCAAAGAAGTGTTTAGAGGTGATCCTGACCACCCAGCAGTTCGTTATTTGTACGATGTAGCAGGTGAGTACTACGTAGGAGGAGCGGTTGATGCGATTTCTCTTCCTAAGCATTATGATTACACAGATCTTCGTAAGACTCCCGCTCAGTTGAGATCCGAGTTTGCCTCTAGACATTGGACTCGTGTGGTGGCTTTCCAGACCAGAAATCCCATGCATAGAGCTCATAGGGAGTTGACTGTTCGTGCTGCACGTGATAAATTGGCTAATTTGTTAATCCATCCGGTGGTTGGACTTACCAAACCAGGCGATATCGACCACCACACTCGTGTTAAAGTATATCAAGAGATCATCAAAAAGTATCCAAATGGTATGGCCCAGCTTTCCTTGCTTCCGTTGGCTATGCGGATGGCTGGGGATCGGGAAGCAGTCTGGCATGCTATTATTCGTAAGAATTACGGTGCTACTCACTTCATTGTTGGTAGAGATCATGCTGGTCCTGGTAGCAACAGTAAGGGAGTTCCCTTCTATGGTCCTTACGATGCTCAGGTTCTTGTTAAGAAGTTTTCTAAGGAATTAGAGATTGAAATGGTTCCGTTCAGAATGGTTACTTATCTTCCCGACGAAAATAGATATGCCCCATTGGACACGGTCGCCGAAAATACAAAGACTCTCAATATCTCTGGTACTGAGCTCAGACTCAGATTGAAGACTGGAGCTGCTATTCCTGATTGGTTCTCCTATCCCGAGGTTGTGAAAATTCTTAGAACGTATCATCCGGCGAGACCCCATCAGGGATTCGCTGTTTATTTGACTGGTTTGCCTTACTCAGGAGTTTCTGCTTTGGGATATGCTTTACAGGCCACTTTCAATCAGTTCAATGGTAGAAGACATATTACCCTTCTTGATGGTGTCAATATTCCTAGAGATACTTATCCAGTGGTTATTTCTGAGCTGGTTCGTGCTGGGGCTGGTGTCATTGTTGCCAAttctgaagagaaggacAAAGAAATTCCAACTATAGAACAGATTGCGGAATTGCAGAAATCTGTTTCTAAAGCCGGATCTTTCATCTTGGTTTCTGTCAATACTCCGTTGGAACAATGCCTCAAAAATGATAGATTTGGATTCTATGATGAGCATCCAGAGGCAAAGGATTTCAAGGCTCCTGAGAACGTGGACATTAGCGCCGATCTCAGTGATGATGGTATATACGAAGCTATTCAAAAGGTTGTACTCTATTTGGAGGAACAAGAATTCTATCAGTTCTGA
- a CDS encoding uncharacterized protein (EggNog:ENOG41), whose translation MPSARFYYIDGKISTCRRCKRKRTLDEPPEHLQFKTCYRCRMIERDQKKVNQARRRGSSSRLDSPSLSHSHHAHRDIASSYYTRGGPTATSHAPAVFNPIGAANSVGDVGVVNRNTSSSLLTNGLNVPDVSTMNSDNLININLANSFARGNSAYVSKGNGAGIVTLDGASISAAAAAAAAVPSTFNALNVIPLGNAGDGSVAHGRVSSLTPSIFNEGLYSFNIRSIDSKSNPLSLPQEQQTLIQLSFLTKLHYDQRYTNSLQYSALGLRADQCVNCSRNIATPNGGRQLCDGCLSRPSIVHIFNYYLTVLKLNKRQDLYKVIFVTRISVDNLLKSSLSADRSRSNIINKLYDRFIDPINNVTGAEFIFMKDDIDHETNGNSEKSSNHARIFPVIKRFLKCAKDHSSLTTVKEENIDPEALKLEGFKENIYVQSSKLTHRGCNSLIFLDYDMRNGDLMICFSHQVHQ comes from the coding sequence ATGCCTTCTGCTAGGTTCTACTATATCGACGGTAAGATATCCACATGCCGTCGGTGCAAACGAAAGAGAACACTAGATGAGCCTCCTGagcatcttcaattcaaGACATGTTATCGTTGCCGTATGATTGAAAGAGaccagaagaaggtgaatcaagccagaagaagaggtagTAGCTCAAGACTcgattctccttctctctCTCATTCGCATCATGCTCACAGAGATATAGCCAGTTCTTATTACACACGTGGCGGGCCCACGGCTACATCCCATGCTCCTGCTGTTTTCAACCCGATAGGTGCTGCAAATTCTGTCGGGGATGTGGGAGTTGTTAATAGAAATACTTCTTCCAGTCTACTGACAAATGGTCTTAATGTTCCTGACGTTAGTACTATGAACTCTGACAACTTAATCAACATCAACCTTGCCAACAGTTTTGCTAGAGGCAACTCTGCATACGTTTCAAAGGGTAACGGAGCAGGAATTGTGACGCTTGATGGTGCCTCTATTTCAGCTGCcgccgctgctgctgccgccGTTCCTTCTACGTTTAACGCTCTCAACGTCATTCCGCTTGGTAATGCTGGTGATGGTAGTGTCGCTCATGGACGTGTCTCATCCTTAACTCcttccatcttcaatgAAGGCCTTTATTCGTTCAACATTAGAAGCATAGATTCAAAATCAAATCCGTTGAGTCTTCCCCAGGAACAGCAGACACTGATCCAGCTGTCATTTTTGACGAAATTACACTATGATCAACGATATACAAACTCCCTTCAATATAGTGCGCTGGGTCTGCGAGCTGATCAATGTGTTAATTGCTCTCGAAATATTGCGACACCCAATGGAGGCAGGCAGCTTTGTGATGGTTGTCTATCCAGACCTTCTATCGTTCATATTTTCAACTATTACTTGACCGTTTTAAAACTCAATAAGCGTCAGGACTTGTACAAAGTGATATTTGTCACGAGGATTTCTGTTGACAATCTCCTCAAGTCTTCGTTGAGTGCGGATAGATCCAGATCGAACATTATCAACAAGCTTTACGATAGATTTATTGATCCAATCAATAATGTCACTGGTGCTGAGTTCATCTTCATGAAAGATGACATAGATCATGAGACAAACGGCAATAGTGAGAAGTCGTCCAATCATGCCCGGATATTTCCCGTGATCAAACGATTTTTAAAATGTGCCAAAGATCATAGTTCATTGACTACTGTGAAGGAAGAGAATATTGATCCTGAAGCTCTTAAACTAGAAGGATTTAAAGAAAACATATATGTTCAATCCTCAAAATTGACACATCGCGGTTGCAACTCGCTTATATTCTTAGACTATGATATGAGAAATGGGGATTTAATGATTTGTTTCTCCCACCAAGTTCATCAGTAA
- a CDS encoding uncharacterized protein (MEROPS:MER0000358) — protein sequence MEALCIQDDQIKAFNHVRSGIRKVFSFGKFEGIVGEFTNDVVQRLTDNPLIERITPDIVVSAVDYTVQSDTPAHLVRLTQENAVDKEEDSEYFYDTAHLGQGVNVYIIDTGVFVEHPEFEGRAILGPNFSEDIRHLDYVGHGTHVAGVVASKTYGVAKKARVISIKSLDRFGLGSLSSVIAGLEYAVNHRKQEDVPGVANLSLGAARSSILDSAIEAAVDSGMIVLVAAGNSNMDACRTSPAGSSYSLTVGAIDDKKDRIAGFSNWGRCVDIFSSGVDVISLSNNPFDYSQIRKMSGTSMASPVVAGICAILLEKGISTNAIRGELFKLAIDGAIPRTSLLLRPGSPNMIASTGVRENMLMGRQVINSTIHMKSSATV from the coding sequence ATGGAGGCATTATGCATTCAAGATGATCAGATAAAAGCATTCAATCATGTTCGTTCTGGTATTAGAAAAGTGTTTTCTTTTGGGAAGTTTGAGGGAATAGTTGGTGAGTTTACTAACGACGTTGTTCAGAGGTTGACGGACAATCCTTTAATCGAAAGAATCACTCCTGACATCGTTGTCAGTGCTGTAGATTATACAGTCCAGTCGGATACACCAGCTCATTTAGTAAGACTCACTCAAGAAAATGCTGttgacaaagaagaagattcgGAATACTTTTATGATACAGCTCATTTAGGACAGGGAGTCAACGTATACATTATTGATACGGGAGTATTTGTTGAGCATCCggaatttgaaggaagGGCTATTTTAGGACCAAATTTTTCTGAAGATATAAGACACCTAGACTATGTTGGACATGGTACTCATGTTGCAGGTGTAGTTGCATCTAAAACATACGGTGTTGCAAAGAAAGCTAGAGTTATATCCATAAAGTCACTAGACAGGTTTGGACTGGGTTCCCTTTCATCCGTCATCGCTGGATTAGAATATGCAGTAAATCATCGTaaacaagaagatgttCCAGGAGTAGCGAACTTGTCTCTTGGAGCTGCAAGAAGCTCAATATTGGACTCCGCTATAGAAGCTGCGGTTGATTCAGGAATGATTGTCCTAGTGGCTGCCGGAAATAGTAACATGGATGCTTGCAGAACGTCCCCAGCAGGATCATCCTACTCCTTAACAGTAGGAGCTATTGACGACAAAAAGGACCGAATTGCAGGATTTTCGAATTGGGGTCGTTGTGTGGACATTTTCTCCAGTGGTGTTGATGTGATTAGTCTATCAAATAATCCTTTTGATTATTCCCAGATTAGGAAGATGTCCGGCACTTCTATGGCTAGCCCTGTTGTTGCCGGAATATGTGCTATTTTATTAGAGAAGGGAATTTCTACTAATGCTATCAGAGGAGAGCTATTCAAACTAGCAATTGACGGAGCTATACCTCGTACCAGCCTTCTTCTAAGGCCGGGAAGTCCTAACATGATTGCCAGTACAGGCGTCAGAGAAAATATGTTGATGGGAAGACAAGTTATCAATTCGACGATTCATATGAAATCGAGTGCTACAGTATAA
- the ACC1 gene encoding acetyl-coenzyme-A carboxylase gives MSFTSKQKELPANFIGLHTVENAEPSSMKDFVIEHEGHTVIRKVLIANNGIAAVKEIRSVRKWGYENFGDEHIIQFVAMATPEDLEANAEYIRMADQYIEVPGGTNNNNYANVDLIVEIAERTNADAVWAGWGHASENPILPERLAASPRKVVFIGPPASAMRSLGDKISSTIVAQNAHVPTIPWSGSGVDDVVVDEKTGLVSVDSITYAKGCCEGPEDGLEKANKIGFPVMIKASEGGGGKGIRMVDRQDDFVSMYHQASEEIPGSPIFVMRLAPHARHLEVQLLADEYGTNISLFGRDCSVQRRHQKIIEEAPVTIAKPETFHQMELAAIRLGQLVGYVSAGTVEYLYSHDDEKFYFLELNPRLQVEHPTTEMISGVNLPVAQLQIAMGIPMHRIEDIRLLYGVDSHTSTPIDFEFKNPNSLKTQRRPVPKGHCTACRITSEDPGEGFKPSGGTLHELNFRSSSNVWGYFSVANQSSIHSFSDSQFGHIFAFGENRQASRKHMVVALKELSIRGDFRTTVEYLIKLLETPAFSGNTMTTAWLDELISKKLTAERPDRIVAVICGAVTKAFLQAEGCRKEYVASLERGQVPSKDLLKTMFNVEFIYEGSKFKFTVAEAGQGIYTLFINGSRCVVNARYLSDGGLLIALGGKSHAVYWKEEIASTRLSVDSKTCQLEAENDPTQLRTPSPGKLTKYLVENGGHISVGQSFAEVEVMKMCMPLVALENGTVQLLKQPGTTVKAGDILAILALDDPSKVKHAVPFEGTLPKVGPPIVEGTQPVHKYYKYFGILNNILAGYDDQVVMKSTLDGLMAVLRESHLPYSEWAHKISALHSRLPSKLDENLEELIERSQNRGAEFPARQVLKMFEKARSEKDTDILIFSQTISPLVQIAEAYKDGLKCHEYQVFADLLNEYHRVEFLFSARNARAEEVILKLREEFKDDLNQVINIALSHSRIAAKNNLVIAILDAYQAVLQESPEAVAAFKPVLKKLVELDSRSTAKATLKAREIMIQCSMPSIKERCDQLEHILKSSVVNTKYGDSTAAEHKMPDKAVLQDVIDSKYTVFDVLTQFLTSKDPWVAAAAAEVYIRRAYRAYSVSKVKHEVSGTSTFSSCAPVSLWSFQLPSLSTSQYNAIPAALRKASSSNVSSSEVMNRAVSVSDLTFMINKNDSQPLRTGVLVSAPHLDDAEDALSKGLDAVKHIADKNGDDLLNVCNVMVNSTDGFQSQDHVLTRMKEIVDDNRADLNDAKIRRITFVLGDKAGSYPKYYTFKTSSSFAEYKEDQVIRHIEPALAYQLELGRLSNFSIKLIPTDNRNIHVYEAVAKNSAGVDKRYYTRGIIRTGSIRDDITAPEYLISEAHRLISDILDTLEVLDTSNTDMNHIFINFSAVFNITPADVESAFGGFLERFGRRFWRLRVTGAEIRIMCTDSDTGVPFPLRAVINNVSGYVVKSELYVEERDSNSEWRFKSIGAPGSMHMRPISTPYATKEWLQPKRQRAHSLGTTYVYDFPELFRQALSDQWKKTNPNMKFKDDFLTYEELIFDESGDLTTVAREPGANTIGMVAFMVTAKTPEYPKGRQLIIVANDITFKIGSFGPKEDAFFDKVTKRAEKLGIPRIYLSANSGARIGMAEELLPFYKVAWNDPAHPSHGFSYLYLTEEDKVELEKDGKWSSVQTEIVVEQGETRYIIKTIIGAEDGLGVECLRGSGLIAGTTSRAYKDIFTLTLVTCRSVGIGAYLVRLGERSIQVEGQPIILTGARALNKLLGREVYTSNLQLGGTQIMYKNGVSHLTADDDLSGVQKIMEWLSYVPAKRDIPVPVLVDPKDGWDRPVDFKPVVGETYDVRWMIEGRDTEDGFQYGLFDKDSFQETLSGWASGVVVGRARIGGIPMGVIGVETRTIENLIPADPANPGSTEMLVQEAGQVWHPNSAFKTAQAINDFNHGEQLPLMILANWRGFSGGQRDMYNEVLKFGSFIVDALVGYKQPIFTYIPPTGELRGGSWVVVDPTINPDMMEMYADVESRAGVLEPAGLVGIKYKENKLVKTIDRLDDQCREWSLRLLSAELSEEEKTEVTEKLNARHAHLLPIYRQVSIQFADLHDRSGRMLAKGAIRKELEWTEARRFFFWRARRRLNEEYLIKRIAEQVTTSTRLERVARLNSWLPSTLNTENDREVAKWIEDNHKTLETHIKKLKGKFVKQTLARLFKTDPKHTSEGLSEIMSLLPAEEKKKILKELK, from the coding sequence ATGTCATTCACATCCAAGCAGAAAGAACTTCCGGCCAATTTCATTGGTCTTCATACCGTGGAAAATGCcgaaccttcttcaatgaagGATTTTGTTATTGAGCACGAAGGTCACACTGTCATCCGAAAAGTTTTAATTGCCAACAACGGTATTGCTGCCGTTAAGGAGATTCGTTCAGTCCGTAAATGGGGCTACGAGAACTTTGGCGATGAGCACATTATCCAGTTTGTTGCCATGGCTACTCCCGAAGATTTGGAGGCTAATGCCGAGTATATCAGAATGGCTGATCAATATATTGAGGTTCCCGGTGGAACCAACAATAACAACTACGCCAACGTCGACTTAATTGTCGAGATAGCCGAACGCACTAATGCTGATGCTGTATGGGCCGGTTGGGGTCATGCTTCTGAGAATCCTATTTTGCCTGAACGCCTAGCTGCTTCTCCAAGGAAGGTCGTCTTTATTGGTCCTCCCGCTTCTGCTATGCGCTCTTTAGGTGATAAGATTTCCTCCACCATTGTTGCACAGAATGCTCACGTTCCCACCATTCCTTGGTCTGGTTCTGGTGTTGACgatgttgttgttgacGAGAAAACGGGCCTTGTCTCCGTCGATTCTATCACTTATGCCAAGGGTTGTTGTGAAGGCCCTGAAGACGGTCTTGAAAAGGCTAACAAGATCGGTTTCCCAGTAATGATTAAAGCCTCTgaaggtggtggtggtaaAGGTATTCGTATGGTAGATCGCCAGGACGACTTTGTCTCTATGTACCACCAGGCTTCTGAAGAAATTCCCGGTTCTCCTATATTCGTTATGAGATTAGCGCCTCATGCCAGACACTTGGAAGTGCAGCTATTGGCTGATGAGTACGGTACGAATATTTCTTTGTTTGGTAGAGATTGTTCTGTTCAGAGAAGACACCAAAAGATAATTGAGGAGGCCCCGGTGACCATTGCTAAACCCGAAACCTTTCATCAGATGGAACTGGCCGCAATAAGGTTAGGCCAGCTTGTCGGTTACGTCAGTGCAGGTACTGTTGAGTATTTGTATTCacatgatgatgaaaagttTTACTTCCTTGAGTTGAACCCTCGTTTACAAGTGGAGCATCCTACTACAGAGATGATCTCGGGCGTCAATTTACCTGTTGCTCAGTTGCAGATTGCTATGGGTATCCCAATGCATCGTATTGAGGATATTCGTTTGCTTTATGGTGTCGATTCGCATACCTCGACTCCAATTGATTTTGAGTTCAAGAACCCTAATAGTCTCAAGACCCAAAGGAGACCCGTTCCTAAGGGTCACTGTACTGCTTGCCGTATCACCTCCGAGGATCCAGGCGAAGGTTTCAAACCTTCTGGTGGTACTCTACATGAACTTAACTTCagatcatcatccaatgtCTGGGGTTACTTTAGTGTTGCCAATCAGTCCTCGATACATTCTTTCTCTGATTCACAGTTCGGCCATATATTTGCCTTTGGTGAAAACAgacaagcttcaagaaagCATATGGTGGTTGCACTGAAGGAGTTGAGTATTAGAGGTGACTTTCGCACCACTGTGGAGTACCTCATCAAACTTTTAGAAACCCCAGCGTTTTCCGGAAATACCATGACTACTGCTTGGTTAGATGAATTGATAtccaagaagttgacagCTGAGAGGCCCGACCGTATCGTCGCCGTTATTTGTGGTGCTGTTACCAAAGCATTCTTGCAGGCTGAAGGGTGCCGTAAAGAGTATGTCGCCTCTTTAGAAAGGGGCCAGGTTCCTTCCAaggatttgttgaagactATGTTCAATGTTGAATTTATCTACGAAGGAAGCAAGTTCAAATTTACCGTTGCTGAGGCTGGTCAGGGAATTTACACGTTGTTTATCAACGGCTCTCGTTGTGTCGTCAATGCCAGATACTTGAGCGATGGAGGATTACTTATTGCTCTTGGCGGAAAATCTCATGCCGTTTactggaaagaagagattgcCTCAACTAGACTTTCCGTTGATTCCAAGACTTGCCAATTAGAGGCCGAAAACGATCCTACGCAGTTGAGAACTCCTTCTCCTGGTAAGCTAACCAAATACCTTGTTGAGAATGGTGGCCATATCAGTGTTGGACAATCATTTGCCGAGGTCgaggtgatgaagatgtgCATGCCTCTAGTAGCTTTGGAAAATGGTACCGTTCAGTTGTTAAAGCAGCCGGGTACTACCGTAAAGGCTGGCGATATATTAGCTATTTTGGCATTAGATGACCCATCTAAAGTCAAGCATGCTGTGCCCTTTGAAGGCACTCTGCCGAAAGTGGGTCCTCCGATTGTGGAAGGTACTCAGCCTGTTCACAAGTATTACAAGTATTTCGGTATATTGAACAATATCTTGGCAGGCTACGATGATCAGGTTGTTATGAAATCCACCCTTGATGGTCTTATGGCTGTATTAAGAGAGTCCCACCTCCCTTACTCTGAATGGGCACACAAAATCTCTGCTTTGCATTCTCGTTTACCATCcaaacttgatgaaaatcTTGAAGAGCTAATCGAGCGGTCTCAAAACCGTGGTGCCGAATTCCCTGCTCGTCAGGTTCTTAAGATGTTTGAGAAAGCTCGCAGTGAAAAGGATACCGATATTTTGATATTTTCACAGACGATTTCTCCTCTTGTTCAGATTGCAGAGGCATACAAGGATGGTCTCAAGTGTCATGAGTATCAAGTGTTTGCTGACTTACTTAATGAGTATCACAGGGTTGAATTCTTGTTTTCGGCTCGTAACGCTCGTGCTGAGGAAGTCATCCTTAAgttgagagaagaattcAAGGATGATCTCAATCAGGTGATCAATATTGCCTTATCTCATTCTCGTATCGCAGCCAAAAACAATCTTGTGATTGCTATTTTGGATGCCTATCAGGCCGTATTACAAGAAAGTCCAGAAGCTGTTGCCGCTTTCAAACCtgtcttgaagaagcttgtGGAGTTGGACTCCCGTTCAACTGCCAAGGCCACTTTGAAGGCTCGTGAAATCATGATTCAGTGCTCTATGCCCTCGATCAAGGAGCGTTGCGATCAGCTGGAGCATATTCTCAAGTCTTCCGTGGTTAATACTAAGTATGGAGATTCGACTGCTGCTGAACACAAGATGCCTGATAAGGCTGTACTTCAGGATGTTATAGATTCTAAGTATACTGTATTTGATGTTTTGACGCAATTCCTTACCTCAAAGGATCCTTGGGTTGCAGCTGCCGCAGCTGAAGTTTATATTAGACGTGCCTATAGAGCTTATTCGGTTTCCAAAGTCAAGCACGAAGTCTCCGGGACCTCTACCTTTTCAAGTTGTGCTCCTGTCTCTTTGTGGAGTTTTCAGCTTCCCAGTTTGTCTACTTCTCAGTATAACGCTATTCCTGCTGCTTTGCGTAAGGCATCTTCCTCTAATGTGTCATCTTCCGAGGTGATGAACAGAGCTGTTTCTGTCTCCGATCTTACATTTATGATCAACAAGAATGACTCTCAGCCTTTGAGAACCGGGGTTCTGGTTTCTGCTCCTCATTTggatgatgcagaagatgCTCTGAGTAAAGGGCTTGATGCAGTCAAGCACATTGCTGATAAAAATGGTGATGACTTACTCAACGTTTGTAACGTTATGGTGAATTCCACTGATGGATTTCAGAGCCAGGATCATGTTCTCACTCGTATGAAGGAAATTGTTGATGACAATCGTGctgatttgaatgatgcCAAAATCAGGCGTATCACTTTTGTTCTTGGAGACAAAGCGGGCTCTTATCCAAAGTACTATACTTTCAAgacctcttcttcatttgctGAGTACAAAGAGGACCAGGTAATCAGGCATATTGAGCCAGCATTGGCCTATCAGCTTGAATTAGGCCGTCTTTCGAACTTTAGCATCAAGCTCATTCCTACTGATAACAGAAATATTCATGTCTATGAAGCTGTTGCTAAGAATTCTGCTGGTGTTGACAAGAGGTACTACACTCGAGGTATTATCCGTACTGGATCCATCAGAGATGACATTACTGCTCCAGAGTATTTGATTTCTGAAGCACACAGACTGATTTCTGATATTCTAGATACTTTGGAGGTTCTGGACACCTCTAATACAGACATGAATCATATCTTTATTAACTTCTCGGCTGTGTTTAACATCACTCCTGCAGATGTTGAAAGTGCGTTTGGAGGATTCCTTGAACGCTTTGGAAGACGTTTCTGGAGATTAAGAGTTACGGGTGCTGAAATCCGAATAATGTGCACAGATTCTGACACCGGCGTGCCATTCCCATTGCGTGCTGTCATTAACAATGTCAGTGGTTATGTAGTGAAGTCTGAGTTGTATGTTGAAGAGCGTGACAGTAATAGCGAGTGGAGATTTAAGTCAATTGGTGCTCCTGGTTCTATGCATATGCGTCCAATATCCACTCCTTATGCTACCAAAGAATGGCTTCAGCCAAAGAGACAAAGAGCACATAGTCTGGGTACTACCTATGTTTATGACTTTCCCGAGTTATTTAGACAGGCCCTCTCTGATCagtggaagaagacaaaCCCTAACATGAAGTTCAAAGACGATTTTCTCACATACGAAGAGTTGATCTTTGATGAATCTGGTGATCTCACCACTGTTGCTCGTGAGCCTGGTGCTAATACTATTGGTATGGTGGCCTTTATGGTTACTGCTAAGACCCCAGAATATCCTAAAGGACGACAACTCATTATTGTTGCCAACGATATTACGTTTAAGATTGGTTCGTTTGGCCCCAAGGAGGATGCATTCTTTGACAAAGTCACCAAACGTGCTGAGAAATTGGGCATTCCAAGAATTTACCTTTCTGCTAATTCTGGTGCTCGTATCGGCATGGCTGAGgaacttcttcctttctaCAAGGTTGCTTGGAATGACCCTGCTCATCCCTCTCATGGCTTCAGCTACTTGTATCTTAccgaagaagataaagtgGAGTTAGAGAAGGATGGTAAGTGGTCTAGTGTTCAAACCGAGATTGTTGTTGAACAGGGAGAAACCAGATATATTATCAAGACTATCATTGGTGCTGAAGACGGTCTTGGTGTTGAGTGCTTACGTGGATCTGGTCTTATTGCCGGTACTACATCTCGTGCTTATAAGGATATCTTCACTCTTACTCTAGTCACCTGCAGAAGTGTTGGTATTGGAGCATACTTGGTTCGTTTAGGTGAGAGATCTATTCAAGTTGAAGGCCAGCCTATCATTTTGACAGGTGCAAGGGCCCTTAACAAGTTGCTTGGACGTGAAGTATACACCTCTAACTTGCAGTTGGGTGGTACTCAGATCATGTACAAGAATGGTGTGTCTCATCTCACCGCTGACGATGACCTTTCCGGTGTTCAAAAGATCATGGAATGGCTTTCTTACGTTCCCGCCAAACGTGACATTCCAGTTCCAGTTCTTGTTGATCCTAAGGATGGGTGGGATAGACCGGTGGACTTCAAGCCCGTGGTTGGCGAGACGTACGATGTTAGATGGATGATTGAAGGTAGAGATACAGAAGATGGATTTCAGTATGGTCTCTTCGATAAGGACTCCTTCCAAGAAACTCTTTCTGGATGGGCAAGCGGCGTTGTTGTCGGCAGGGCCAGAATTGGTGGTATTCCAATGGGTGTCATTGGCGTCGAGACTCGAACCATAGAGAACTTGATTCCTGCAGATCCTGCAAATCCTGGGTCCACTGAGATGCTTGTGCAAGAAGCAGGTCAAGTCTGGCATCCAAACTCTGCTTTTAAGACTGCCCAGGCTATTAATGATTTTAATCATGGTGAACAACTTCCTCTGATGATTTTGGCCAACTGGCGTGGATTCTCTGGAGGCCAGAGAGATATGTACAATGAAGTGTTGAAGTTTGGCTCGTTCATCGTTGATGCTTTAGTTGGATACAAACAGCCTATATTTACGTATATCCCACCTACTGGTGAGCTACGTGGTGGTTCTTGGGTCGTTGTTGATCCAACCATCAACCCAGATATGATGGAGATGTATGCAGATGTTGAATCACGTGCAGGTGTTCTTGAACCTGCCGGACTTGTTGGCATAAAGTATAAAGAGAACAAATTAGTGAAGACCATAGACCGGTTGGATGATCAATGCCGGGAATGGTCCCTAAGATTGTTGTCTGCTGAACTttctgaggaagaaaagacagAGGTTactgagaagttgaatgCCCGCCATGCTCATTTGCTGCCAATATATCGCCAGGTCTCAATTCAATTTGCGGACTTGCACGATAGATCCGGAAGGATGTTGGCTAAGGGTGCCATAAGAAAGGAGCTCGAATGGACTGAAGCTCGTAgatttttcttttggagGGCAAGACGTAGATTGAATGAAGAGTATTTGATTAAACGTATCGCCGAACAGGTTACTACTTCAACACGTTTAGAAAGAGTTGCAAGACTTAATTCTTGGCTTCCTTCCACTTTAAACACCGAAAATGACCGTGAGGTGGCCAAGTGGATAGAGGATAACCATAAGACGTTGGAGACTCacatcaagaaattgaagggTAAATTTGTCAAGCAAACGCTTGCCCGCTTATTTAAGACAGATCCGAAACACACATCAGAGGGATTGTCAGAGATCATGTCCTTGTTGCCTgcagaggagaagaagaaaatcctTAAAGAATTGAAATGA